Genomic segment of Candidatus Dependentiae bacterium:
TGCTGTCGATCTGACGTCCAAATCCCATGTCAAGCATACGATCTGTTTCATCAAGAACTAAGAATGTTGTTTTATCGATTTGTAATGTTTGGCGCTCTAAGTGATCATTGATTCGACCAGGAGTACCAACAACAATACGAGGGCTTCTTCTTAACTGGCGATATTGATGAGGCATAGCTTCACCACCAATTAAAAGAGCTGTGTTGATTGTGCTTTTTTTGCCTAAAATTTGTTGAATTGCTGCTAAAACTTGAACAGCAAGTTCACGAGTTGGAGTTAATACCAACGCGCTATGAATTTCATTGTTAAGAATTTTTGATACTAAAGGAATTGCAAATGCACCAGTTTTACCGGTTCCTGTTTGCGCAGATCCTAAAATATCTTTGCCTTCTAGGGCTAAAGGAATTGCTTTTACTTGAATTGGAGTTGGGGTAACAAAACCCATTTGAGTCAAAGACTCTAAAAGTTGAGGCGAAAGACCATTGAACTGTGTAAAATCAGTCATCTTTTGGTTCCTAATTATTAAGGAGGATTAGTATGTTTCTCACAGCAATATCCCACTTAATAACACAGGCTGACAGCACATTTATTAAAAAATCTGTCACCAACAAAGGCACCCGATTTCCTAACTGCCTATGGTATTTTGAAATACCTTATCGACGTATTTTGATTTGATTTGGTTAGGTTCCGAAACTTTATTGAATAAGGCCATTCAGTCAATTGACTCAGCGGGCCTAAGCGTTTTATTCAAGGGAATATAAACTATATACTTATATAATACCCTGCCCTACATTTAATTGCAAGGGGAATAGAAAAAAGTGATTATTAAAGGTTTTCTGCCTGTGCTTAAAAATTAGACTAACACTGTCAAGGAAAAACCATCACCAACTACAATGTTTTTTAGACAACTCGCTTTCCACAGCACTCAACCATCAAGTCGGTAAATTGCAAGCAGGCCAAGCATAGCGTTTCAAATTTTCCAGTGTTTAACGAAAAATACCAACCATGAACAGAAACTTTTTTAGCTTTAACTCGACTAGCAACCATCTCATGAGAAAGTAAATTTTTACAAGAAAGTAAAATGTTTAGCTTTTCAAATTCAGCAGCATTTTCTTTATCGTATGGCTTATCTAAAATCCGTTCAAGCTCATGCTCGCGCTTGTCGTATTCAAACGGAACAGCTCCAAATCGATGCAAAGCTTTAAGGGCAAGCATTTCAACCCCTGCACAATGCTGATGCCCCATAACAATTATGTCAGAGACCTCAAACCCGCACAAAGCCACTTCGAGTGCAATAACTATCGAATTTGGGCCATCATCACGATGCGGCACGACATTTGCCACGTTTCTTTCTACAAAGATGTCCCCTGGCTGCGCGCTGACCAGAAGAGCTGGATCAACCCTAGAATCGCAACACGCAACAAACATTATATTTGGCTTATTTTTTTTAAACATTTTTTTATACAATGACTGTTTTGTAAAGTATTGTTCAAAAAATTTATAGTAGCCTTCAATAATTTTTTTCATAACAACTCCGCTTATAAAATTACTCTTTTTAATTATTTCATTTTCAATTTAAGATCCACAGTAACAGCCTGTTTTACCTATTTTTAGACAGTGCTTACATCCAGGACCGGTACATCTTAATCTTTTGTCATTCTTCTTTACAACCTTAATTAAATCATCAATTTGCTTGAGCCATTGCTTAGCTGTTTGCTTAGAAATCGTACGAATCAAAATTGGCTGATAAGTTTTCATCCACTCAGAATATTTTATAAAAGTTTCACCACTGCCAGGCTTTGAATAATACCATGGATAAACCGGTGTCAGTTCAAAAATTATATTTCCGTGCTCATCATTATATAGCCAGGAAGCAGGCGTATCTATATCATGAGACGTTTCAAATAAAGTATATTTATAACCAATCCATGGTATTCCAGTATCTTCATTGCCATAGACTAAATCTTTACGATCATTTTTTTTAAGGTACTTACACCATTGATACCCAAGCAAAGAAATTTGTCCATTGTTGTAAAGAGATGGATGTAGCCTTGATTTTTCATTAATCGCTTTTTTAATCGTATATTTAAACTCTTCGACTACATGGTCAAAGCAATCTTGTGCCAACTCATACTTTTTTTCACCTGAAAAATGAATATTTATAAAATCATATAATACAATTGCATCAATCGGCTCATTAATTACAATCGCTTCTTTTTTTGTCTCATCAATATTAAACCGCAGTAAGCTCATTTAGGTTCCATTGTTATTTTTTGCATCTTTAATAATTTTACCTTTGTTATCTTTGACCATCCCTGAACCTATTAATGCATTTTGCATCTTAGGTGTTAGCCCAACCAGGGCTCCCTTCTTACCCCAGAGCCTATGATGTCCATGATAAACTCCTGGCGACGTTTGATCAAAAACAATATATTTACCACCATAAACAACTACTCTCTGTTTTTTTTCTTTGTCGCTCTTATTTTCTACTTCCACAGAGGCGTCTAATGCTTTTTGACCATCATGCCAACTTGGTCCAGTACTTTTACAGCCTGGCGTTGCATATTCTGGGTGATATGGCGCTGGAATAAAATATCCATTCGGGCCTTTTGGTGGAGGATCGCATGAAATAGTTCCACAATCTTTTCCAGGGCTATGCTGACTTATTGGATAATTGTGCACAGGACTAATATTTTTACCGATTGGTAGCTGAGCACTTCTGCTTTCAGAAAAAATTATATTGCTAGCATCAGCCTGCTCTTTTGGTGGGCAAACTAAAGAAATATTTGATTGCAAGTTTGCATGATTGCACGGCCTTAAAAGCTCTTGAGGCACAACCTTGCCAGGACAACTACCGTAAGATACAGCCGCAGGATTTTCTTTATCATCACCAGAAATAGATGAGCCAACCTCACATGATTTTCCACCGGCTGGAGTATGAACATAAGCCTGAGTTTTCCATCCAGGTTTATTTTGAGATGAACAGCTACGAAGGCCTATCGCAACAAGCCCAACAATGCATGCTTGCCAAAAAGCTTCAAACGTCATAACTCCACAACCCCATGCAATCGAAAAGCCAATGGTCAATTGTAAAAAATTATGCACAACAATGTCACGATCACCAATGCAGAAAGTGTGAACATCTTTTAATCGAATATCAAAGATTTCTATGGGCTCATATATTTTTTTAACTGATCGAACATACAAAACATCATTCATTCCAGAAAGAAGAGGTATATCTTTTTGTATATGCTTAGCCTTGATCCATCTATTTTCTATTGGATTATAAAATCTTTGTCCTGTCACAGAAATAATTACCGAGTCATCAATTTCAATGAGCATATACTTATGCCAGGTGTATGAAGCCACTTGAACGACAGATGTTATGGCACAGTGTCCATCAGGCTTGATTGCAAAAACTAAATCACCAATCTTTATCTTCTCAATAGATTTATACCCACCAGGAATTTTAACCTGAGTGCCAGAAGGAAAACCCGCAAATATAAATGCAGGAAAGACAAAAAGTAAAGCATACAAAAGAGTAGATAACTTCACAAAGCTACCCCGTTTATAAAATTATGAAACTAAAAAACGTTGCTCGTGGCCAAGAAGCCATGACTTGCGATCAATCCCTTGAGAATATCCACCCAAACAGCCATCACTACGAACAATCCTATGACAAGGAATAACCAAAAGTAAAACGTTGCTTTGGTTTGCAGCACCAACTGCACGACTAGCGCCAGGTTTGCCAATCTCTTTTGCAATCTGTCCATACGTTTTTATTTGACCATATGGAATAGACTGAATGCATTGTAAAACATCTGCAAAAAACTTAGTGCGAGCAACACAATCTACGAAGTAACCTTTGAGCTCTTTTATAATCAACTCCAAAACTGGATTTATACTTTTTACAGCTGTCAAAGACAGCTCCTCTGTCCACTCATCTTGGCGATCATCATCAACAAAAAACAAGGCCAAAAGAGCTACGTCATTTGCTATTGCGACCATTGTTCCAATAGGCGTATCTACAAAAGTGAAATAATCTGAAATCTTATTGTTGCTTGATCCAGCGGGCAAGCCACAGGAAACAAGTGAGGGCGATGTTTCTTCTAGCAACATCCTTTACCTCTAGATTGCTTTTCTTTTTCATTTTCTTCAGTCAAAACATGAAGCAAATCAAGTTGCGCTACCCATGATTTTAAAGCCTGCTCGTCAATTGTTTTATTATAAAAGCGCTGCATAAAAGAACTAACGCTCAAAGAAAAATTATCACATTTATCAATAGAAATTGCCAAAGAAAACGAATCAAAATCTTTGTCATCATCTTGGCAACCATCATTATAATCATCACCATCGAACCCATGATCGTCTTGGCAGCAATCATCAAATTTTTTACCATCATCATCTCCAAAAGCATAGAGCTCTTGTTTTTTATTGATAACGCCTTCTAAGCCTTTTTTTAAACCATCAAGGTCTTTTACCTGAAAGCTATCATTTACAATAACCTTTTTATCGCCAACTTGAAAAACCATTGATACTAAATCACAGCAAACAATAGTTTCTAATGTTGCCGTTTGCGAGAAAACATTTAAATGCTCATCTTGATTTAACCGTAAAGACAAAATTTGATTCATAAAATGATCCAATATAATAATTTAATTGTTTAAATATTTAGATAAATTGAGCAGCTACAAGGCTTAGAATATCATAATTGCTGATCAACTTCACCAACATTTTTACACAAGGCTGATTATAAAATCATGACATTTGACAAAGAAGTTAAATATTTTTAGGATTCGATCATGTTATTTTTTATCTAAAAACTCACAAAAAGGAGATTTTTATGATCCCAGTAAACCCTATTTTAGCAGCAGCAGCAGCTGACATGGCAGTTGGAATGCTTTGGTATTCTGACTATGCATTTGGTCCATTATGGAGAAAATTAAAAAAAGAAGGCAATGGCGAATATAAAGATTTATATCAACGCTTAGCTCTTCAAGCAGTTGCATCTGTTATGGTTGCATCAGCTCTATACATCGCAATTATCACATTTCAAAAAACACAAGCAACATACTCTCACGAAGCTTTTACAAAACTATTTTCATGGTTCTTGGAAGATAAACCAAGCACAACAGAACTAATAGCTTCAATGAAAACAGTTGGCTTTATATGGCTTGGCTTTGTAGTTCCTGGAAATCTTTCATGTGCTGCTTGGTCAAACCCAATGAGCTTTGTAAAATTTGGAATCAAAGTTGGTTGCAAACTTGCTCAGTTCTTTGCTGTTGCTGCAGTTCTTTCTGCTCTTGCATAAGAATACATAAATATTTTTATACAAAAAAGCCGGACTTTAAAATCCGGCTTTTTTGTTAAGAATCTCAAAAGTTAAATGATTACTTTCTTTTTTGTTCGCCAAACAATTGCAAAAGATACATAAAAATATTAATCAAATTTAAAAACAAGCTTAAAGCACCCATCAATGCAAATTTACCCGCATCCTCTGGCGAAGACATCATAGACTGGCTATATCTTTTTAAGTTTTGTACATCGTATGCTGTAAGCATTGCAAAAATACCAACTCCAAAACATGAGATCACTAAGTTAAACTGAGCGCTTTGAACGAAAATGTTAATCAAATTTGCAATGATGATTCCAACAAGCCCCATAAATAAAATGTTGCCCATTGACGAAAGATCTGAATTTGTCATCCAGCCATAAACAGCCATGACTGCAAACATTGCTGACGCAATTAAAAACACATAAAAAACTGAAGCTGAAGTATAAAAATCTAAAACTGGAGCAAGCGCAATTCCTTCAATTGCACAAAACGAAAGAAACATAACAGCCATAGTTGAGTAACTAAGTTTGGCCATGTTGTATCGCATGTACATAATAATACCAACAGCAGCAAGCATTAAAATAAGAACTGGGAAAAAATTAGATTTCAAAGTAGCAAGCATTGGACGATTTACTTCTAAAAGATAATAAGAAGTTGATGCTGTTACAGCAAGACCTGCACACATCCAACCATAGACTTTGCTCATAAAACCTTCAGCCATCATGCTGGAATATCCACGATTATTGAAATTCATTTTTGGTCCCTTCATATGAAATAAAATATAAATTTTACAGATCCATTACTATTTAAAAATTTTACTACATTTTTTTTAAGAGATAAAGACAAACTATAGACTCTTGGTAACCATTGTAGTAAAACAATACCAAAGAATAAAAATCTATTTTTAATCGGTTCTTAAAAAGGAAAAAAATGACGCATTCACCTTCAAAGCATGGCCTTATCTGCCTAGCAACGCTTACAACTGTTTTATGCTGGAATGGATCAACCGTTGATTCTACAAATAAAAACAAACGCCAAGATACAAACTTTTATGGAACCATTCTTGACTACGCGACACCAAACCCTGCAAATGTAGAAGATATAGCAATTGCAGACAAAGATACTTTTGCTGTCTATCAAACCGTTAAAGATATTAAAACAGCTTGCGAAAAAAGCAGTGATAAAAACATAAAAACAGACATGGATCCAAAACAAAACAAGTCACTGTTAGACCTACATGAAATTTCAATGATTGAGTCTCGAAACCAAGAACATCCAACAGCGTCAGAAATTGAAATAAACAATCGAAAATATATTGAAATTGATGTAACATTTATCAATGGAAATAAGCAAACTTATTTAGTTGAAAGTACTCGCGAAGTTTCTTGCTTAAAGGTTGATAAATCTGCAGATAACAACTCAACTCCAATACTTGAAAAGCGCAAACTAAACATGATTCATGTAAAAAACTTAACTATCAAAGGCTATAAATCAGCCAAAGATACAAGCAAAAATCATGATGATAATCAAGTAAGCAAAAAAGCAGAAATTGCAGGCGCTACAGAAAAAATTATTGATCAGTTAGAAGAAAACGTAAAAAACTTACCTAAAGATAATTCTTCTCAATATGACAAAATAAGAAGCACCATGCTTTCACTCTTGAGATCACTGCGAGAACAGCTACAAAAAATGCTTAATATGTTAAAAAACTAAGGGAACAATCTTTCTAAAGGAGCTCTATCATGCCCGTTACGATTACAAAAGATAATTTCGAAAAAGAAATAAAACAATACGACAAACCAGTTGTCATTGATGTGTATGCAACTTGGTGTGGTCCATGCCAACAAATGAAACCTATTTTTACTGAATTAGCACAAGAATTTGAAGGACGCTGTAAATTTGCAGCCCTTAACGTTGACGAAGTAAGAGACTTGTCAATTATGTTTGGTGTAACATCAGTTCCAACATTTGTTTTTTATAACAATGGCGAAATGCATTCTAAAGACACAGGATATATGAGTAAAGAAGCTTTAAAATCGCGCGTTGAAGAATTTATCGCATCAGTATAAAATAGATTAATCTATAAACTACAAAAAAGGGCAGAATTATCTGCCCTTTTTTAATATATAAAAAAATTAATTGTTAAAATCTAAATGGCTGCTTCCACGTACCATTTTTTAATTGAAGATACTCTTCTTGCGTAGAGTCCCAACCAAAACGTCTCTCATGGGCAAACCATTGATTACCAACTTTATAATCAGGCTCAAGCTTGACAATGACAGACGCCCTAAAGCCACTGCCCTCTTTTCTTGCCGTAATTTTTACATTACGCCCAAAATTATCAATAAATTCTTTTTTAACTACTTTTTCAAAAGTTTCCACTAACTCTTTTGCCTGAAAATCTCTTTCAGGAAGAGGACTAACAGATGAAGAACTACTTGAGCTTATTAGACCATCTGGAGAAGATGATAGCTTATTTCTTTCAGGATCTTTATGCTGCGCTTGATTAATATTTAATTTTTCGCCATCAGGATATCTTAGTACGCACCACCTACCAACGCCCCTAATAACTTTAAACTCTCTGACAACACCATCGGTATCAATTTCTAATGTGCCAACAGGTACACCTTGATAAACTATCCGATCTCTTCTAATTAGGCTCTCGCCGCTCGAATTAGAAGCTAAATCAGCATATGCCGAATATACCGAACGAAGCCTTCTAGGCTCTGAAGAAATTAAACTACCAAATCCAAAAAATATTAGTCCAAGCCTGATCATTATTATTTTTGACATAAATCCCTAAATTTTCCCTAAAATTAAAACTAGCTAAAAACAAAATAAATATTAACGCTCGCTTATTATCATACCCTTAAATGAATCGTTTAAACCAAGACTGACTTGAGCAGCTCCAAAGGGTGGTGTTGGCAAAGAACTTGAAACAGCTTGTTTTGGCTCAATAACTAACTCAATGCCTTCCTGGTCAACTAATTGACCGCACCATTGCTCAAGTTGCTCATCTGTATATACTTTTTTAAGACTTAACTTATTTTCAAAGCTAACCAAACATTCATAACTCACGCAAATATCTTTTCCTGCCGGAAAAACAAAAGTGGTTTCTTGCTTTTCTTCGTTTTTACATGATTTTAAAAATGCCGTAATCAATTTTTTATGCTGACCAAAAAATATTTTTTTAGCTTGTTCTATTTCTAGCTGCGATACTGGACGCTCAGCTCTTTGAAAAAGCTTATAAACTCTTGGTTGTCTTGTTAAAGTAGAATCATCCTC
This window contains:
- a CDS encoding methylated-DNA--[protein]-cysteine S-methyltransferase; its protein translation is MLLEETSPSLVSCGLPAGSSNNKISDYFTFVDTPIGTMVAIANDVALLALFFVDDDRQDEWTEELSLTAVKSINPVLELIIKELKGYFVDCVARTKFFADVLQCIQSIPYGQIKTYGQIAKEIGKPGASRAVGAANQSNVLLLVIPCHRIVRSDGCLGGYSQGIDRKSWLLGHEQRFLVS
- a CDS encoding DUF1761 family protein — encoded protein: MIPVNPILAAAAADMAVGMLWYSDYAFGPLWRKLKKEGNGEYKDLYQRLALQAVASVMVASALYIAIITFQKTQATYSHEAFTKLFSWFLEDKPSTTELIASMKTVGFIWLGFVVPGNLSCAAWSNPMSFVKFGIKVGCKLAQFFAVAAVLSALA
- a CDS encoding polymorphic toxin-type HINT domain-containing protein → MKLSTLLYALLFVFPAFIFAGFPSGTQVKIPGGYKSIEKIKIGDLVFAIKPDGHCAITSVVQVASYTWHKYMLIEIDDSVIISVTGQRFYNPIENRWIKAKHIQKDIPLLSGMNDVLYVRSVKKIYEPIEIFDIRLKDVHTFCIGDRDIVVHNFLQLTIGFSIAWGCGVMTFEAFWQACIVGLVAIGLRSCSSQNKPGWKTQAYVHTPAGGKSCEVGSSISGDDKENPAAVSYGSCPGKVVPQELLRPCNHANLQSNISLVCPPKEQADASNIIFSESRSAQLPIGKNISPVHNYPISQHSPGKDCGTISCDPPPKGPNGYFIPAPYHPEYATPGCKSTGPSWHDGQKALDASVEVENKSDKEKKQRVVVYGGKYIVFDQTSPGVYHGHHRLWGKKGALVGLTPKMQNALIGSGMVKDNKGKIIKDAKNNNGT
- the trxA gene encoding thioredoxin, with product MPVTITKDNFEKEIKQYDKPVVIDVYATWCGPCQQMKPIFTELAQEFEGRCKFAALNVDEVRDLSIMFGVTSVPTFVFYNNGEMHSKDTGYMSKEALKSRVEEFIASV
- a CDS encoding Bax inhibitor-1/YccA family protein, giving the protein MNFNNRGYSSMMAEGFMSKVYGWMCAGLAVTASTSYYLLEVNRPMLATLKSNFFPVLILMLAAVGIIMYMRYNMAKLSYSTMAVMFLSFCAIEGIALAPVLDFYTSASVFYVFLIASAMFAVMAVYGWMTNSDLSSMGNILFMGLVGIIIANLINIFVQSAQFNLVISCFGVGIFAMLTAYDVQNLKRYSQSMMSSPEDAGKFALMGALSLFLNLINIFMYLLQLFGEQKRK